The genomic interval GTCAAGAGATGGAAATTGGGATGCAATACTTCAACTTTTGGGCACACACGCCAACCTCTCCCCCAATCAATGGCGGATTGGAGGCACATCCTGGTTTACGCCACTGCACCAAACTGCATGGTTGGGTGCACCAGTAGAAGTTGTTGATGAGCTAATCAATCAGGGCGCCTGGTGCTCACTCCGAAATGCCGACGGTGACCGTGCAATTGATATCGCACGAAGCCGTGGCCATTCCCACCTGCTCGATGCACTTCACGTGCGTGACCTCAATGAACCAGAACGCGAAAAATTCCAAGCTTGGGATCAACATCTCGCCGATCTCATAGTGCAGAGAACCAAGAGTCTCGGCCCAGTTAACTTCCGTCCAGTGCCCACCGAAGTGATTACCTTGGAAGAGCTGGAAAGCCTCTGGTTTGGGTATCCCGGCATGTATGGCGGGTTCCTCATATCCATCCACAGAGACCGACTATTTATTGAAAGCTGGTCTCGTGTGGTTGGAGGATCCGGGCAAGCACACGTCATCACCAAAGGTGGATGTGTGCTTGTGGAAGAAGGCTTTGTTTAAGACCCAGGTCTAAGTTCTGTCGGATTCACCAGTTTCTAACTGCTGTTGTTCCGTCACGATTTCTTCCTCTTGCTCTGCCAATGCTGGTTCTGCGACGGGTGGCTGCGGAGGAGTCAAAAATGATGGATTATCCAGGTTGAAAGTCAACGTCAGGAAGGTCATGTGGGTTTCATAGCGGTCAACGTGCAGTAGTTTTGTTGAAACGGCAACAATTTAGTTACATCTATATTTTTCTCACGATATGGCACTATTGGGGGCACTATGAAACCCTTGATCCGCACGAAAATTACATGCGTTTGAGACTTTTCCAAGAAGACGTCATCACAGAGTGCAGTATTTATGAATTCCTGTGGTTCTTTGGCATCAAAGACGCGCTGACTCTTCGGGAACAGTTCAGGGTGTGGAGCACAACTGGAGCTCTTAAGTGGCTCTTCCTGTTTTAGAGTGCATTGATCTTATGGACCAACTGCCCTGAATGGATAAGGCACCGCAGAATGTAGTGGTTCAAATTACGGAAACCTAGAGCAATCCCACGCAAATGCTCCAACCGTCCGTTGATCGCTTCGACCGGACCGTTGGAGACACCAACATCGAAATACGCCAACACATCACCAAGTCGTTTAAACAAACTACGACCCAACTGCGCGAGTTCCTTATTCGGCCCCTTCAACACCCGAAGCTGATCAATAATGGTCCGCATTTTCTTCTTCGCTTCACGCTTATTACCCATCTGATAACAATCAATAATCGCCTGATACGCAAGCCACGCAAGCTTTAACGCCCCGTAGTCTTTGTCATACGCCCACAACTGCTCCAAGCTTTCTTGCTGACGAGGACTCAACCACTTGTGCGTGGTCAACAAGGTCTTCCGGTTTTTATACAACGGATCCTGGCTTAAACCACGACGCTGGTATTTCTCCCGCTGGAGGCGTTGCCGGCAGGCGGTGAGCTTGTCACCAGCAAGCCGCACAACATGGAATGGATCCATCACGCGACGAGCAGAAGGAATGAGTTCTTTACTTGCTGTGGCGTAGCCTTGGAATCCATCCATGGACACGATCCGTATCTGATTGCGGAACTGTTCACCGCGGGAGCCAAGCCAGGACCGTAAAGCATCAGCACTACGACCTGGGACGACATCTAATAACCGGGCAGGACACCGTGAGTCATACCGATGCCCGGTCATATCGACAATCACGGTGACAAACCCATCACCATGCTTAGCCCTATTATGTGACCACTTATGCTCATCCACCCCAATGACATACACTCCATCAAGATGGTGAGGATCGTTATAGACCAGCTCACGGCACATATCGAGGGCTAGTTGGCAGGTTAAATCCCACCCTAGCCCAAGTGCTTTCGCGGTTGCGTGAACACTCATCCGGTCAATAGCAAGGCGTTGTAAAATCCAGCGGGTGACCCGGTGGGTGACCTTTTTACCGTGGTCAGCGCAGCTTAGTTCTGCTTGGAAATACTTTTGCTTACATGTGGGGTTGGTGCAGCGGTAGCGAGGTAGACGGATAAACAGTTTGGTGGGAAACCCGACGATGGGTAAATCAATGAGCATCCGGTGGGTGTGATGACGAAACACCCCAGGTTGGGAGCATTCTGGGCAGGTGGAGGTGTAGTCGAGTGCGTCTGCTTCGATCAGGGTGTAATCACCTGCATCGGAAGCGCCGGTGATGGTGAGTCCTAGTTCCGCAGTGCGGCAGATGGTGTCAGCGATGATGTTGCCGGTAGACTTCATGGGTAGAGCCTTTTGTTGGTGTTTGGTTAGCTTAGATACCTAAACCTTAACCCTGACAAAAGGCTCGTTTATTTTCGGGTCTACACCGCTAGCCCAGGTTCTGTGATGTACCCCAAAACCGGAAGGGCCTCTTAAGTGGCTCAAGGAAGACAAGCATCCAACAAGAACGAACCCTGCATCCCATTCCTAAAATAGTGGATGGTGTCTATATTTTTAGGTCGGGATCAGAACAGCCGCGCTTATGAAATCAGATGAGGCATGGATCGCTGGGTATAAGGCGGCGGCGCCGTTTCTATTGATTGCAGCAATCGGGATTGTTGCGTCTGGGGTGGCCTCAATTTTTGTGCCGTTTGATGCGGTCGCAACTGTATCAATGATTGGCACAGCCTGGATGGCTATTTTCTTAGGGTTGGGCGCATTTAAAGCCACCCAAGCTGCCAAATCTGTTTAAGCTGCGAGGCCTTCTTCGAGTTTGGTGCGTTGTGCTTCGAAGACAGTGGCGGTTTCTTCTGGGGTGGTTTCAAGTCCTGCGACGATGATGTGGTGGTTTCCTAATTCTTGGATCATCATCACGGTGGAGCCTTGATTGTCAGGGGTGACTTCAATGTCGAGGGTGAATCCAACGGCGCCGTCGGGAGCATCATCGAGTTTGCCGAAGGTGTAGGTGGTGTCGGAAGAATCGACGACGGGGTCTTCGCAAGCATTCGCGATGTCTGCGTAGAGGTCCATTGGTGAGATGTCGTTGTCTTCGGCGGTTGAGTACATGGCGATGCCTACTTGTTTGTCGCCGGATGCCAGTGCCCTGGATGCGCTAGCTACGCTGTCCAGATTGACGTCCTCTACAGCTTGGAGGGCTTTTCCGCAGGAGCCATCGATATCTAAGGCACCGTTGACCACTGTAAGATTGATGGGTTGGCCACTTAATGAGGTGTCGTTTCCTTCAGTGGCATTGTCCAAGCCGGACTCTGAACCATCAATGAGCAGGTTATGTAATGGCTCTGCTTCGAGTGGGGCTGCTGCAGGTTCGGAGCTGCAGGCACTTAACCCCAAAGCTGCAACAATCAAAGGCAACATAAGCTTCTTTTTCACGGATAATTCTCCTTAGAATTGTTCAGCCCATAAAGCTACCGGTCACACTCGTTCTTTGCAGATGGTGCCGTCGGAAAACATGAAATCGGGCAGTACGTCATCTGGGTCGAGGATGAACACCTCAAAGCCTGCGTCGCGGATGCGTTTGAGGCCTTCTTTGATCATGCGGATGGCTACGGGGTGGAAGCTAAGTACTCGGGTGAGATCAAGAACAACTTCGGTGCCTTCAAAGTTGTGTTCCACGATGGCGTGGAGGAAGCTTTCGCTGGCGGAGAAGTTCATGGCGCCCTGCATTTGGATGAAGGTGGTGTCGCCGTCCCGCGTGATGGATCGTACTGCGTGGCCGGATACCTGCTCGGTGGACATGAGGTGGAGGCCCATGTCGTCGGAAAGCTGTTTGAATATTTTTACGCCGCGCACGCTGTTGCCTTTGGGGTTCAGGCGTGGGGAAAATGTGGCGATGCCCAGCTGACCTGGCAGAATGCCGATGAGTCCGCCGGCGACTCCTGATTTCGCGGGGATGCCTACGGTGGAGAGCCACTGCCCTGCCTCGTCGTACATGCCTGCTGAAGCCATGACGGAGAGGGTGAGGCGGCAGACGCGGGCGTCGAGAAGCTTCTTGCCGGTAATTGGGTGTGTGCCGCCGGCGGCGAGCGTGGCGGTCATGACTGCGAGGTCGCGCGTGGTTACTTTGATGGCGCATTG from Corynebacterium glutamicum ATCC 13032 carries:
- a CDS encoding ankyrin repeat domain-containing protein, producing the protein MNSHWSGITDPEKLHSGFVDLVDQLADQSRDGNWDAILQLLGTHANLSPNQWRIGGTSWFTPLHQTAWLGAPVEVVDELINQGAWCSLRNADGDRAIDIARSRGHSHLLDALHVRDLNEPEREKFQAWDQHLADLIVQRTKSLGPVNFRPVPTEVITLEELESLWFGYPGMYGGFLISIHRDRLFIESWSRVVGGSGQAHVITKGGCVLVEEGFV
- a CDS encoding ISL3-like element IS31831 family transposase, yielding MKSTGNIIADTICRTAELGLTITGASDAGDYTLIEADALDYTSTCPECSQPGVFRHHTHRMLIDLPIVGFPTKLFIRLPRYRCTNPTCKQKYFQAELSCADHGKKVTHRVTRWILQRLAIDRMSVHATAKALGLGWDLTCQLALDMCRELVYNDPHHLDGVYVIGVDEHKWSHNRAKHGDGFVTVIVDMTGHRYDSRCPARLLDVVPGRSADALRSWLGSRGEQFRNQIRIVSMDGFQGYATASKELIPSARRVMDPFHVVRLAGDKLTACRQRLQREKYQRRGLSQDPLYKNRKTLLTTHKWLSPRQQESLEQLWAYDKDYGALKLAWLAYQAIIDCYQMGNKREAKKKMRTIIDQLRVLKGPNKELAQLGRSLFKRLGDVLAYFDVGVSNGPVEAINGRLEHLRGIALGFRNLNHYILRCLIHSGQLVHKINAL
- a CDS encoding glutaminase, whose translation is MLTMPIPEYLHEILDDVRDTTSGELADYIPELKSADPNPLAVALCTVNGHIYSAGDDDIEFTMQSISKPFAYALALQECGFDEVSASVALEPSGEAFNELSLDGENRPMNPMINAGAIAINQLINGSDSTVEDRVEKIRHYFSELAGRELTIDRVLAESELAGADRNLSIAHMLRNYGVIEDEAHDAVLSYTLQCAIKVTTRDLAVMTATLAAGGTHPITGKKLLDARVCRLTLSVMASAGMYDEAGQWLSTVGIPAKSGVAGGLIGILPGQLGIATFSPRLNPKGNSVRGVKIFKQLSDDMGLHLMSTEQVSGHAVRSITRDGDTTFIQMQGAMNFSASESFLHAIVEHNFEGTEVVLDLTRVLSFHPVAIRMIKEGLKRIRDAGFEVFILDPDDVLPDFMFSDGTICKERV